One genomic region from Magallana gigas chromosome 3, xbMagGiga1.1, whole genome shotgun sequence encodes:
- the LOC105319369 gene encoding protein moonraker isoform X1, translating to MAFHQNQLQFNTGAPTYTENLSYRHHRPGAIVIEKSSGQQAFPAFPSRQNASYVTREVNSSSLSSDRMEMAMKLAQRDIKKQREQERMQALQPRSRSPSPKSSRTRVIPGQKFWSKNQRSRDPKREKRVLTVREHDRNRQPREARTQTPPRGPRLGERVPDPNFPVSSNSPPSKDTDLKIYPVRKLPPSDQPAKEIERLQREMESYLQQIQVIEQRALREQSMDFLQHKSKKRKGYLPEEEDSDRKQARNDEIQTRAARQLYVLRQQVREVQSQLIRGDADKLKHTKKSQILARLAAAHRGAVRAIQSFVNSLPFTDLQRGLPASYQELALLIRQMSLLSTQLNAEDKSSVHQDLLSMLDRVDDLNKAWCSEIQIAASAKSDSVARQKSPSRPPFEVPKAVKQTKPAFVSYKGKENRASKGVLIARKPSKVTKKAPSGRKLTPERRATLQAGIAALMQVEKQRGGSGFMQGGQQTSSAGLAWDIPMGKPQAAQKKSLIIPGKLQAKRDKAQKPVVKSVPETHYADPTVASQLKVSTPYYQGTVLERSFSAPPSPRGNKVSPDSLLYGAWKPAGKTPTNRRTRSQSPQSARRNILSQDMDESIVQNLYIGSFASPNQSMTELQNRGRSPTRQSRRQFCRSPEGLVNEAEMAIRMRLKPLLEKAEKMAARQERLLAAKDVSVRQKFADKAYNNVEANGDILTEMILDDIIRDTAAEMENLEMMERAEREAIRLQDNPTLENVFQRLEHMEQEQFEIRRRWATLEFEEAGSNLRSRRQPASSQASRPNPPVAIEITRNSGPSIMGQKNLYQQEHVEDQPIIFTKFKPEPKFAESRVVQEEEGARNERDHSKPVELTLAKNVVENIHNYVEKYERHLRKTSHQIQGKFDPWRLVEEVSDQVFEECLREVADELEDINDAVVNQVCKSEFMINSTLNSTQTSPGLTPGGSLPHSPVHSPGEYTPIPSPDAAVKMVAFSEKDDLVSASPDELTISDEVTEEGDYKEETDEEEESEEYEDDYEEEDDD from the exons ATGGCGTTTCACCAAAACCAATTGCAGTTTAATACAGGCGCACCAACATATACCGAAAACTTATCTTATCGCCACCACCGACCAGGAGCCATTGTCATAGAAAAGTCATCAGGACAACAAGCATTTCCAGCGTTCCCTTCTCGACAGAATGCCTCTTATGTTACTCGAG AAGTTAACTCAAGTTCCTTGTCAAGTGATAGAATGGAAATGGCCATGAAGTTGGCCCAGAGAGACATTAAGAAACAAAGAGAACAAGAGAGAATGCAGGCGCTCCAGCCAAGGAGCAGATCTCCATCTCCCAAGTCCTCCAGAACTAGAGTGATACCAGGTCAAAAGTTCTGGAGCAAGAACCAACGAAGCAGGGATCCCAAACGAGAGAAGCGAGTTCTAACTGTGAGAGAGCATGACAGAAACCGACAACCACGGGAAGCCCGGACTCAGACCCCTCCTAGAGGACCTCGGCTCGGAGAAAGAGTACCTGATCCAAATTTTCCAG taTCCTCAAATTCTCCACCTTCAAAAGATACAGACCTCAAGATTTATCCAGTACGCAAGCTTCCCCCTAGTGATCAACCTGCCAAAGAGATAGAGAGGCTTCAGAGAGAGATGGAGTCCTACCTACAGCAAATCCAGGTCATTGAGCAGAGAGCTCTTAGAG AGCAATCTATGGATTTTCTACAACACAAGTCCAAAAAGAGGAAGGGTTATCTCCCTGAAGAAGAAGACAGCGACCGGAAGCAAGCACGGAATGATGAGATTCAGACTCGCGCCGCGCGGCAGTTGTACGTTCTGCGTCAGCAGGTCCGTGAGGTACAGAGCCAGCTCATTAGAGGTGATGCTGACAAATTGAAGCACACCAAGAAG AGTCAGATCCTGGCCCGTTTGGCCGCAGCCCATCGCGGAGCGGTGAGGGCGATCCAGTCCTTTGTTAACAGCCTGCCGTTCACCGACCTACAACGGGGACTCCCGGCCAGCTACCAGGAGCTCGCCCTCCTGATCAGACAGATGTCACTGCTCAGTACTCAGCTCAATGCCGAGGACAAGTCCAGTGTCCACCAGGATCTGCTGTCCATGCTCGACAGAGTGGAT gATCTAAACAAGGCTTGGTGCTCGGAAATCCAGATAGCTGCCTCTGCCAAATCTGACAGTGTGGCTCGGCAGAAGTCTCCTTCCAGACCCCCATTTGAAGTCCCCAAGGCTGTCAAACAAACCAAGCCAGCATTTGTGTCATACAAGGGCAAAGAAAATCGAGCGAGTAAAG gagTGCTGATAGCAAGAAAACCATCTAAGGTGACAAAGAAAGCTCCATCAG GAAGAAAACTTACTCCGGAGAGGAGGGCTACCCTCCAAGCAGGTATAGCAGCTTTGATGCAGGTAGAAAAACAGAGAGGGGGATCTGGATTTATGCAGGGAGGTCAACAAACTAGCAGTGCTGGACTGGCCTGGGATATTCCAATGGGCAAACCACAAGCAGCCCAGAAAAAGAGTCTGATCATCCCTGGAaaattacag GCAAAGCGAGACAAAGCTCAGAAGCCAGTGGTTAAATCTGTACCAGAAACGCACTACGCTGATCCCACCGTGGCTTCACAGCTAAAAGTGTCCACCCCTTACTACCAAGGCACGGTCCTGGAGAGGTCATTCTCAGCCCCTCCATCACCTAG GGGAAACAAAGTCAGTCCAGACAGTCTTTTATATGGAGCCTGGAAACCAGCCGGTAAAACTCCGACCAATCGGAGAACCAGATCACAAAGTCCGCAGAGTGCACGGCGCAATATCCTCTCACAGGACATGGATGAAAGCATCGTACA AAACCTGTATATTGGATCATTCGCTAGTCCAAACCAG TCCATGACAGAGTTACAGAACAGAGGGAGATCTCCCACAAGACAGAG CAGGAGACAGTTCTGTAGGTCTCCAGAGGGATTGGTCAACGAGGCAGAGATGGCGATCAGGATGAGGTTGAAGCCACTGCTAGAAAAGGCCGAG aaaatggcAGCGAGACAGGAGCGGTTACTGGCAGCAAAGGATGTCTCTGTCAGACAGAAGTTTGCAGACAAAGCCTACAACAAT GTTGAGGCTAATGGAGACATTTTGACAGAGATGATTTTGGATGACATCATACGAGACACTGCTGCCGAGATGGAGAATCTCGAGATGATGGAGCGAGCCGAGCGCGAGGCCATCAGGTTGCAGGACAACCCGACCCTGGAGAATGTGTTCCAGAGGCTCGAACATATGGAG CAAGAACAATTTGAAATCCGAAGACGTTGGGCCACTCTGGAGTTTGAAGAAGCGGGATCAAATCTTAGATCCAGAAGACAACCAG cctcatCTCAAGCCTCAAGACCAAACCCCCCAGTTGCTATAGAAATTACCAGGAACAGTGGACCAAGTATAATGGGCCAAAAGAACTT ATATCAACAAGAACACGTGGAAGACCAGCCTATCATATTTACTAAATTCAAACCGGAGCCCAAATTTGCGGAGAGTCGTGTTGTCCAGGAGGAGGAGGGAGCCCGTAATGAACGGGACCACAGTAAACCTGTGGAGTTGACTCTCGCCAAAAACGTGGTGGAAAATATCCACAATTATGTGGAGAAATATGAAAGGCATTTGAGGAAAACCTCCCATCAGATCCAAGGGAAGTTTGATCCATGGAGATTAGTGGAAGA GGTTTCTGATCAAGTATTCGAAGAATGTTTGAGGGAGGTTGCTGATGAATTGGAAGACATCAACGATGCTGTGGTCAACCAGGTCTGCAAGTCAGAGTTTATGATCAACAGCACCCTTAACAGCACCCAGACCTCCCCGGGCCTCACCCCCGGGGGCTCTCTCCCCCACAGCCCGGTCCATTCCCCTGGTGAGTACACACCAATTCCTTCCCCTGATGCAGCAGTCAAGATGGTGGCTTTCAGTGAAAAAGACGATCTAGTCTCTGCTTCTCCAGATGAGTTAACAATATCTGATGAAGTTACTGAAGAGGGTGATTACAAGGAGGAAACTGATGAAGAAGAGGAGAGCGAGGAGTATGAAGATGATTATGAAGAAGAGGACGATGATTAA
- the LOC105319369 gene encoding protein moonraker isoform X2 encodes MAFHQNQLQFNTGAPTYTENLSYRHHRPGAIVIEKSSGQQAFPAFPSRQNASYVTREVNSSSLSSDRMEMAMKLAQRDIKKQREQERMQALQPRSRSPSPKSSRTRVIPGQKFWSKNQRSRDPKREKRVLTVREHDRNRQPREARTQTPPRGPRLGERVPDPNFPVSSNSPPSKDTDLKIYPVRKLPPSDQPAKEIERLQREMESYLQQIQVIEQRALREQSMDFLQHKSKKRKGYLPEEEDSDRKQARNDEIQTRAARQLYVLRQQVREVQSQLIRGDADKLKHTKKSQILARLAAAHRGAVRAIQSFVNSLPFTDLQRGLPASYQELALLIRQMSLLSTQLNAEDKSSVHQDLLSMLDRVDDLNKAWCSEIQIAASAKSDSVARQKSPSRPPFEVPKAVKQTKPAFVSYKGKENRASKGVLIARKPSKVTKKAPSGRKLTPERRATLQAGIAALMQVEKQRGGSGFMQGGQQTSSAGLAWDIPMGKPQAAQKKSLIIPGKLQAKRDKAQKPVVKSVPETHYADPTVASQLKVSTPYYQGTVLERSFSAPPSPRGNKVSPDSLLYGAWKPAGKTPTNRRTRSQSPQSARRNILSQDMDESIVQNLYIGSFASPNQSMTELQNRGRSPTRQRRQFCRSPEGLVNEAEMAIRMRLKPLLEKAEKMAARQERLLAAKDVSVRQKFADKAYNNVEANGDILTEMILDDIIRDTAAEMENLEMMERAEREAIRLQDNPTLENVFQRLEHMEQEQFEIRRRWATLEFEEAGSNLRSRRQPASSQASRPNPPVAIEITRNSGPSIMGQKNLYQQEHVEDQPIIFTKFKPEPKFAESRVVQEEEGARNERDHSKPVELTLAKNVVENIHNYVEKYERHLRKTSHQIQGKFDPWRLVEEVSDQVFEECLREVADELEDINDAVVNQVCKSEFMINSTLNSTQTSPGLTPGGSLPHSPVHSPGEYTPIPSPDAAVKMVAFSEKDDLVSASPDELTISDEVTEEGDYKEETDEEEESEEYEDDYEEEDDD; translated from the exons ATGGCGTTTCACCAAAACCAATTGCAGTTTAATACAGGCGCACCAACATATACCGAAAACTTATCTTATCGCCACCACCGACCAGGAGCCATTGTCATAGAAAAGTCATCAGGACAACAAGCATTTCCAGCGTTCCCTTCTCGACAGAATGCCTCTTATGTTACTCGAG AAGTTAACTCAAGTTCCTTGTCAAGTGATAGAATGGAAATGGCCATGAAGTTGGCCCAGAGAGACATTAAGAAACAAAGAGAACAAGAGAGAATGCAGGCGCTCCAGCCAAGGAGCAGATCTCCATCTCCCAAGTCCTCCAGAACTAGAGTGATACCAGGTCAAAAGTTCTGGAGCAAGAACCAACGAAGCAGGGATCCCAAACGAGAGAAGCGAGTTCTAACTGTGAGAGAGCATGACAGAAACCGACAACCACGGGAAGCCCGGACTCAGACCCCTCCTAGAGGACCTCGGCTCGGAGAAAGAGTACCTGATCCAAATTTTCCAG taTCCTCAAATTCTCCACCTTCAAAAGATACAGACCTCAAGATTTATCCAGTACGCAAGCTTCCCCCTAGTGATCAACCTGCCAAAGAGATAGAGAGGCTTCAGAGAGAGATGGAGTCCTACCTACAGCAAATCCAGGTCATTGAGCAGAGAGCTCTTAGAG AGCAATCTATGGATTTTCTACAACACAAGTCCAAAAAGAGGAAGGGTTATCTCCCTGAAGAAGAAGACAGCGACCGGAAGCAAGCACGGAATGATGAGATTCAGACTCGCGCCGCGCGGCAGTTGTACGTTCTGCGTCAGCAGGTCCGTGAGGTACAGAGCCAGCTCATTAGAGGTGATGCTGACAAATTGAAGCACACCAAGAAG AGTCAGATCCTGGCCCGTTTGGCCGCAGCCCATCGCGGAGCGGTGAGGGCGATCCAGTCCTTTGTTAACAGCCTGCCGTTCACCGACCTACAACGGGGACTCCCGGCCAGCTACCAGGAGCTCGCCCTCCTGATCAGACAGATGTCACTGCTCAGTACTCAGCTCAATGCCGAGGACAAGTCCAGTGTCCACCAGGATCTGCTGTCCATGCTCGACAGAGTGGAT gATCTAAACAAGGCTTGGTGCTCGGAAATCCAGATAGCTGCCTCTGCCAAATCTGACAGTGTGGCTCGGCAGAAGTCTCCTTCCAGACCCCCATTTGAAGTCCCCAAGGCTGTCAAACAAACCAAGCCAGCATTTGTGTCATACAAGGGCAAAGAAAATCGAGCGAGTAAAG gagTGCTGATAGCAAGAAAACCATCTAAGGTGACAAAGAAAGCTCCATCAG GAAGAAAACTTACTCCGGAGAGGAGGGCTACCCTCCAAGCAGGTATAGCAGCTTTGATGCAGGTAGAAAAACAGAGAGGGGGATCTGGATTTATGCAGGGAGGTCAACAAACTAGCAGTGCTGGACTGGCCTGGGATATTCCAATGGGCAAACCACAAGCAGCCCAGAAAAAGAGTCTGATCATCCCTGGAaaattacag GCAAAGCGAGACAAAGCTCAGAAGCCAGTGGTTAAATCTGTACCAGAAACGCACTACGCTGATCCCACCGTGGCTTCACAGCTAAAAGTGTCCACCCCTTACTACCAAGGCACGGTCCTGGAGAGGTCATTCTCAGCCCCTCCATCACCTAG GGGAAACAAAGTCAGTCCAGACAGTCTTTTATATGGAGCCTGGAAACCAGCCGGTAAAACTCCGACCAATCGGAGAACCAGATCACAAAGTCCGCAGAGTGCACGGCGCAATATCCTCTCACAGGACATGGATGAAAGCATCGTACA AAACCTGTATATTGGATCATTCGCTAGTCCAAACCAG TCCATGACAGAGTTACAGAACAGAGGGAGATCTCCCACAAGACAGAG GAGACAGTTCTGTAGGTCTCCAGAGGGATTGGTCAACGAGGCAGAGATGGCGATCAGGATGAGGTTGAAGCCACTGCTAGAAAAGGCCGAG aaaatggcAGCGAGACAGGAGCGGTTACTGGCAGCAAAGGATGTCTCTGTCAGACAGAAGTTTGCAGACAAAGCCTACAACAAT GTTGAGGCTAATGGAGACATTTTGACAGAGATGATTTTGGATGACATCATACGAGACACTGCTGCCGAGATGGAGAATCTCGAGATGATGGAGCGAGCCGAGCGCGAGGCCATCAGGTTGCAGGACAACCCGACCCTGGAGAATGTGTTCCAGAGGCTCGAACATATGGAG CAAGAACAATTTGAAATCCGAAGACGTTGGGCCACTCTGGAGTTTGAAGAAGCGGGATCAAATCTTAGATCCAGAAGACAACCAG cctcatCTCAAGCCTCAAGACCAAACCCCCCAGTTGCTATAGAAATTACCAGGAACAGTGGACCAAGTATAATGGGCCAAAAGAACTT ATATCAACAAGAACACGTGGAAGACCAGCCTATCATATTTACTAAATTCAAACCGGAGCCCAAATTTGCGGAGAGTCGTGTTGTCCAGGAGGAGGAGGGAGCCCGTAATGAACGGGACCACAGTAAACCTGTGGAGTTGACTCTCGCCAAAAACGTGGTGGAAAATATCCACAATTATGTGGAGAAATATGAAAGGCATTTGAGGAAAACCTCCCATCAGATCCAAGGGAAGTTTGATCCATGGAGATTAGTGGAAGA GGTTTCTGATCAAGTATTCGAAGAATGTTTGAGGGAGGTTGCTGATGAATTGGAAGACATCAACGATGCTGTGGTCAACCAGGTCTGCAAGTCAGAGTTTATGATCAACAGCACCCTTAACAGCACCCAGACCTCCCCGGGCCTCACCCCCGGGGGCTCTCTCCCCCACAGCCCGGTCCATTCCCCTGGTGAGTACACACCAATTCCTTCCCCTGATGCAGCAGTCAAGATGGTGGCTTTCAGTGAAAAAGACGATCTAGTCTCTGCTTCTCCAGATGAGTTAACAATATCTGATGAAGTTACTGAAGAGGGTGATTACAAGGAGGAAACTGATGAAGAAGAGGAGAGCGAGGAGTATGAAGATGATTATGAAGAAGAGGACGATGATTAA